In Chryseobacterium salivictor, the DNA window CCTTAGCCTCAGCTCTGTTCAGCAGAACTTCTGCATATCTTAAAAGCGGTGAAGCATCCGTCAAAGTACTTGTATCCTTGTATTTATTCGACAGCAGAAATGACGGTTGCGAAGGCTGAGTAGGAGTACCAGCAGTCATTACAGTTTTTACTAGATTGGCACCTCTTCGTTTATCTGTTGCCAGCCATGATGGCTGATTCCAGATTACAGGGCTGATTGCGATTAAAGCTCTACCATTATATTGTGAAGCCAAAGCACCATTTACACTTGGATTGTTGGTTGCAGAATTTTCCAAAGAGAAAATACTTTCAGTATTACCGTAATTGTTAGCAAAAGGAGTATTCGGATCCGCAGTCAGTGTATAAAGACCATTTAATTTATTGGCTTCTTCAATGACTTTCGGATAATCCGCTTTGCTTAAATACACTCTTGTTTTTAATGCAATCGCTGCCTCTTTAGTTGCGTATACTATGGCGTTTTTAGCAGATCTTGCCGCCTTAGAAGTCATCAACGTTTCTGCCTTATCTAAATCCGCTAAAAGCTGCGTGTAATTCGCGGCTACAGTTCCTCTTGGAAGACTTGCATTCTCTTCAATAGTTGGCAAAGAGTTGCTTGCTTTCAACCTATAAGGAACCCCAAGGTGCGATGCATCTGCAGTATGTTTATAAGGCCGCGCAAAGAAGTTAAGCAATTCATAATGACTGAATGCCCTAAAAAACAAAGCCTGTCCGATATAATCATTCCCTTCTGCTTCCGGAATAACTCCACTCTGAATAGCCTTGGTAACGCCTTCGATCACAAGATTAGCCCTGTTAACTAGCCTGTAAGTATCTACCCAGTAGTACACGGTATTTAATGCCCCTGAAGGATCCCAAGTCCCTGTATAAGTTATTGCATAGAAAGAAGCTGTATTCACCATATCTTCGCCCCTCATGTCGTTTTGCTGAAAATAAGCGGCACCAAAAGGATAACCCCTACCTGCGGATGATGGATTTGCGTTATTATACTGCCCGATTGCCGCTGCCTGATACATCCCATTCACCGAGAGGATGATGTTTTCTTTGGAGCTGAAAGCCACCTCTTCACTAATCTGATTATGAGGTGTAAGTTCCATAATATTCTCCCTGTTACAGCCGGTGAGAGTGAACGCAGCAACTGCCAGTGACAAAAAATACTTTTTTGTTTTGATATTTTTGATATTCATATTAATAATTTTTAGAAAGTTGCATTAATTCCGAAGGAAATTGTTCTTTGTCTTGGTACTGCATTATAATCCATTCCCAGATTTTCCATCTCAGGATCAATCCCTTTATAATTGGTAAACATTATTGCATTCTGCACAACGCCATAAATCCTAAACTTAGTTAGATTGATACTGGACAGCATTGCAGGATCTAAGGAATAACCGAGGGTAATGTTATCAATTTTCACGAAGTCACCCTTCTCCACAAATCTAGAAGTAGCCTGGCCATTTAAATTAATGAAATTTCCTCTACCTCCATGTAATTTCGGAGTCCAACCATCTCCAGGATTGCTGGCACTTTGCCATCTTCCTAAGATTTCAGATCCGTTGTTATAAAAGTCCTGGTTGAGCAATTCTCTTCTTGTAACATTAAAAATATTATTTCCCCCGCTAAATCTTGCCATTACACTAAAATCAAATCTCTTATATTGTAATGTCGTATTCACAGAACCAAAATAGGTTGGAAGCGTATTCCCTAATATTTGTCTATCATCATTTGTCAATGAAGAAGCGGTTCCCAGGTTACCTGGATTGGTAGGATCAAATAAATAATAGCCCTGATTGGCAATATTCGCCTGCACCAAAGAACCATCAGCTTTATAGTACACCGGATTACCGTTTGCTGCATTCACTCCCCAATATTTATATCCGTAAAGGGATCTTAAAGATTCTCCTTCTCTGATAAGATAAGCGGTTTCGCCGTTTTGGGATTGAATAATATCCTTACCATCTACCAAACCTGTAACTTTATTATCCATTAAAGTCAAATTACCTCCAATACTCCATTTCAGATTTTCATTTTTTAAGATATCAGCGTTCGCGGAAAATTCGAAACCACGATTCTCCATACTTCCAATATTTTTATTGACCGAATTACCCGGAACCCCTAAAGAAGGCGATAATGGTACTGCAAGAATTAACCCGTCATTCTCATTAACAAAATAATCAGCACTAAATGTAATTCTGTTTTTCAATAATCCAAAGTCTGCACCTAAGTTTTTCTTTGTATTTGTTTCCCATTTAAGCTGATCATTCCCTGCCTGCGAGTAGCCAATACCATTATAATCAGCATATTTAAAACTATTATACAATCCTAAATATGGATAATTTCCAATATCGGTATTTCCCACTTTTCCATAAGATGCCCTCAGTTTCAATTCAGAAAGCGTGTTAAGATCCTTCATAAAACCTTCATTTGAAACTGTCCATCCCAAGGAAACTCCTGGGAAATTACCCCATTTATTCGCCGTTGGTAAAGAAGACAAACCATCTCTTCTGATTGTTCCCTGAACAAAGTATTTATTCGCAAAATTATAGCTCAATCTTGCAGCATAAGAAATTAGACCGTTCTCCGTAGCACCTCCACCGGAATATTGAGTTGCATATGAACCAGAAATCACCCCTACATCACCAAAGAAATCAGAGGACAATCCCTGACCATCAGCAAAAAAACTGTTTGTTTTCTGCTTTTGGTATTCATTAACCAAAACCACATTTAAGTTATGTGATCCAAATGTTTTGTTAAAGTTCAGGATATTTTGAATATTCCACCGATCAAGGTTCAGGTAATTATTATCGATATACCCTCCTCTTGAAAAACCGTCACCGTGAACCCTATTCCAATAGAGAAACCCGGTAGTGACAGAACGGTCTTTACTTACTTGCAGTTTGTAATCTAACCAGTCAGTAATTTTCACATCTCCCGCTATACTCCCAATAAATCTGGAAAGATCAGAAGTGTATTTATTATTATTCACAACATAAGCGATGTTTGTAAGATCACTGGTAATTGGGATTAAGTTATCCCATTGACCAACTCTGCTTACGGTGCCTTGCGTATAAATATTATAACCAGTAGGTGTTCTGGTATCATATATCGGTGTATTAGGCAATTGACGCACTGCACTAAACATTGCTCCGGAAATTGAATTATATCCATTATTCAATCCTTTATAAGATGTTTCCGAGTAGGCAAAATTAGTACTGAGTTTAAACCAATCTGTAACCTTTTGATCGGCGTTCATTCTCAGTGAAATTCTCTCCATGGCATTTGGGGTAATCACCCCTTCCTGCTTTGTATATCCTAGAGATGCGTAATAGTTACCCTTTCCGAGCCCACCAGTCATCGACAAGAAATGATCGGTCTGCGTACCTGCTCTAAGCACCGCTTTTTGCCAATCAGTATTATAATCGCTTCCTTTAGCCCATACTGTTCCAGCTGCTTTTGCTTTTTCATTAGAAATTGTCAAGAAGTCGGGAGTCTCCAGTAGATCCAATTTCTTCACTACACTTGCTACACTGAACATGTTATTATAAGATACCGTAAATTTTCCGTTTTTCCCTTTTTTTGTAGTAATCAAGACAACCCCATTAGCGGCGCGAGAGCCGTAAATTGCAGTTGCTGCCCCATCTTTCAGCACGGTCATCGATTCAATATCAGCGGGATTAATATCCGCCAATGCATTGGTGTAAGTATTCCCGCCACCGGTATCGCCGGCAAAAATAGGAACTCCATCAACCACATATAATGGCGATGTACCAGACGTTATCGTATTCACCCCCCGAATACGCACTGTTGGCGCTCTGCCAATATCGCCTGAGCTACTTACCACCTGTACGCCCGATGCCCGACCCGCTAATTGCGCTTCGAACGTAGGAGTATTCAAATTGGCGATATCACTTCCTTTCACGGTTGTAATAGAGGAAGTTACATCTGCCTTCTTTTGGGTCCCATAGCCGACTACAACAACCTCCTCAATATTTTGAGTTTTAGTTGAGTCCTGCTGTGCCACTAACGCCTGTCCTGTAAAAAACAAAACACCTGCGGTCAAAATTCTTAATTTCACATTCATATTAACATATTTTAATATTTAATTGGCAAATATGTTAATAAAATTTAACATCAGCAATACCCTTTTGTGAAGTTTATCACAATAACTTAAATTAACAACCTATAAAACATCATTTTACTAAATTAATAACAGATATCGCATTGTATATTAAATTTCAACTAAAAAATATCAATTTTTATCAACACAAAAATATTACATCAAACG includes these proteins:
- a CDS encoding SusC/RagA family TonB-linked outer membrane protein; this translates as MNVKLRILTAGVLFFTGQALVAQQDSTKTQNIEEVVVVGYGTQKKADVTSSITTVKGSDIANLNTPTFEAQLAGRASGVQVVSSSGDIGRAPTVRIRGVNTITSGTSPLYVVDGVPIFAGDTGGGNTYTNALADINPADIESMTVLKDGAATAIYGSRAANGVVLITTKKGKNGKFTVSYNNMFSVASVVKKLDLLETPDFLTISNEKAKAAGTVWAKGSDYNTDWQKAVLRAGTQTDHFLSMTGGLGKGNYYASLGYTKQEGVITPNAMERISLRMNADQKVTDWFKLSTNFAYSETSYKGLNNGYNSISGAMFSAVRQLPNTPIYDTRTPTGYNIYTQGTVSRVGQWDNLIPITSDLTNIAYVVNNNKYTSDLSRFIGSIAGDVKITDWLDYKLQVSKDRSVTTGFLYWNRVHGDGFSRGGYIDNNYLNLDRWNIQNILNFNKTFGSHNLNVVLVNEYQKQKTNSFFADGQGLSSDFFGDVGVISGSYATQYSGGGATENGLISYAARLSYNFANKYFVQGTIRRDGLSSLPTANKWGNFPGVSLGWTVSNEGFMKDLNTLSELKLRASYGKVGNTDIGNYPYLGLYNSFKYADYNGIGYSQAGNDQLKWETNTKKNLGADFGLLKNRITFSADYFVNENDGLILAVPLSPSLGVPGNSVNKNIGSMENRGFEFSANADILKNENLKWSIGGNLTLMDNKVTGLVDGKDIIQSQNGETAYLIREGESLRSLYGYKYWGVNAANGNPVYYKADGSLVQANIANQGYYLFDPTNPGNLGTASSLTNDDRQILGNTLPTYFGSVNTTLQYKRFDFSVMARFSGGNNIFNVTRRELLNQDFYNNGSEILGRWQSASNPGDGWTPKLHGGRGNFINLNGQATSRFVEKGDFVKIDNITLGYSLDPAMLSSINLTKFRIYGVVQNAIMFTNYKGIDPEMENLGMDYNAVPRQRTISFGINATF
- a CDS encoding RagB/SusD family nutrient uptake outer membrane protein, which translates into the protein MNIKNIKTKKYFLSLAVAAFTLTGCNRENIMELTPHNQISEEVAFSSKENIILSVNGMYQAAAIGQYNNANPSSAGRGYPFGAAYFQQNDMRGEDMVNTASFYAITYTGTWDPSGALNTVYYWVDTYRLVNRANLVIEGVTKAIQSGVIPEAEGNDYIGQALFFRAFSHYELLNFFARPYKHTADASHLGVPYRLKASNSLPTIEENASLPRGTVAANYTQLLADLDKAETLMTSKAARSAKNAIVYATKEAAIALKTRVYLSKADYPKVIEEANKLNGLYTLTADPNTPFANNYGNTESIFSLENSATNNPSVNGALASQYNGRALIAISPVIWNQPSWLATDKRRGANLVKTVMTAGTPTQPSQPSFLLSNKYKDTSTLTDASPLLRYAEVLLNRAEAKARLGDATYLADLNSVRNRSLTNPATEQYVAFTTPAAAVNAVLLERRIEFLAEGLRWNTIHRLQQDALTPAVGIPAKYRNGQNPTYADYQIGTPYVYKTTDVPAIPYADHKYVWPIPTLETSANPVLAAQQNPGY